In the Podospora bellae-mahoneyi strain CBS 112042 chromosome 4, whole genome shotgun sequence genome, one interval contains:
- a CDS encoding hypothetical protein (antiSMASH:Cluster_6; COG:T; EggNog:ENOG503NX2S) — MARHQPMSMEAMLDEERREVLALLEGPQASRPSRAPSSIGGRSPSPFTPRSPVRSMLDIAPVRSMLDVDTPPPAPVRSMLDVDSPPSQKHVLSTPSSPIEHTGSRSLLAPAPSGHPRSMSDAAMRPADFGPRANPRHDPTLDYQFGGIITNHAGAAMPKRVTMGGKRSSAMAEVMRGNDVSGLVLPGDRGRHSITGPAYSSRKAGNKSKSPTNRLGVRSHSPALLGRNLSPAGRAMLGDNQTVDYNNAYRRLSDAALARSGGSLGELGRRKKSDDSSSNGRLAKDYLGPDGEFVEESSDDSGGNSSEEDERGRKAARSFDKKPQGSSESPEAKRQVRSLLAAAEEERIHVASSQPAHKYRSLLDEPSITVTNPSGEKERVKHSSKNVIHPATSFDTPPSGTHTPMYTDTEEDISDIKRAQKMSFAMTQVMETPESHRTIQIITRGDYAKLVKDAEEEHRPARKYLVATDMSDESTHALEWAIGTVLRDGDTLLAIYCVDEDAGIEANPNSVVPDESKAMKEQAAAITAVTNNTRQPATPGGTALPLRISSLGHQASEASLSPAPSSMERSKAEEERYRAVKDIGDRAMKLLRKTRLQVRVIVEVLHCKNPKHLITEVIDLVNPTVILGSFSNYLVTKSSVPVMVARKKLRKQSKYKKIAAGASQHQVNNINNPTARSLAQAKID, encoded by the exons ATGGCTAGGCACCAACCAATGTCGATGGAGGCGATGCTCGACGAAGAGCGGAGGGAAGTGCTTGCGCTGCTCGAGGGGCCCCAAGCATCACGACCAAGCAGAGCCCCAAGCAGCATAGGAGGCCGGTCGCCATCTCCCTTCACGCCGCGATCCCCAGTGCGGTCCATGTTAGACATTG CGCCTGTTAGAAGCATGCTCGATGTCgacacccctcctcccgcgcCAGTACGAAGCATGTTGGATGTGGACTCCCCACCAAGCCAGAAGCATGTCCTTAGCACACCCTCTTCGCCAATCGAACACACCGGCTCTCGAAGCCTTCTTGCCCCAGCCCCGTCTGGGCACCCCCGGAGCATGTCCGATGCCGCCATGAGACCCGCCGACTTTGGCCCCCGGGCCAACCCTCGACACGACCCAACACTCGACTACCAGTTTGGAGGAATCATCACAAACCATGCAGGCGCCGCCATGCCGAAAAGAGTGACGATGGGCGGGAAGCGCTCCAGCGCCATGGCAGAAGTTATGAGAGGCAACGATGTGTCGGGGCTTGTTCTCCCTGGCGACCGTGGCCGTCACTCGATTACTGGACCGGCGTACAGCAGCCGAAAAGCCGGGAATAAATCCAAGTCTCCCACCAACAGACTAGGGGTGCGCTCTCACTCGCCTGCCTTGCTCGGGCGAAATCTCAGCCCGGCCGGGCGCGCCATGCTTGGGGATAACCAGACTGTCGACTACAACAATGCGTACCGCCGCTTATCAGATGCCGCCTTGGCTAGGTCCGGGGGCTCGCTGGGTGAGCTcggaagaaggaagaagtCGGATGATAGCTCGAGTAACGGCAGACTCGCTAAGGACTATCTGGGACCTGATGGGGAGTTTGTCGAGGAAAGCAGTGACGATAGCGGAGGAAACTCTtcggaggaagatgagcGGGGTAGGAAGGCCGCTCGAAGCTTTGATAAGAAGCCGCAGGGCAGCTCAGAATCACCGGAGGCTAAGAGGCAGGTGCGGAGCTTGCTTGCGgctgcggaggaggaac GGATCCATGTTGCCTCTTCCCAGCCGGCTCACAAATACAGGTCTTTGCTGGACGAACCTTCAATTACTGTTACGAATCCATCCGGCGAGAAGGAACGGGTCAaacacagcagcaagaaCGTCATTCACCCAGCAACCAGCTTCGACACGCCGCCTAGCGGGACGCACACGCCAATGTATACCGACACGGAAGAGGACATCTCGGACATCAAGAGGGCGCAAAAGATGTCCTTTGCCATGACGCAGGTGATGGAAACGCCCGAGTCCCACAGGACGATCCAGATTATTACCAGAGGCGACTATGCTAAGCTTGTCAaggacgccgaggaggaacacCGACCTGCGAGGAAGTATTTGGTTGCTACCGATATGAGTGACGAGTCTACCCATGCGCTCGAGTGGGCTATTGGGACTGTGCTCCGGGATGGCGACACGCTGCTTGCGATTTACTGCGTGGACGAGGATGCTGGGATTGAGGCGAATCCGAACTCGGTGGTGCCGGATGAGTCCAAGGCGATGAAGGAGCAAGCGGCTGCCATCACGGCCGTGACGAACAATACCAGGCAGCCTGCTACACCGGGGGGGACTGCACTGCCTCTTAGGATCTCTTCGCTGGGTCACCAGGCGAGCGAGGCTAGTTTGAGCCCTGCGCCGTCGAGCATGGAGAGGAGCaaagcggaggaggagaggtatAGGGCGGTGAAGGATATTGGGGACAGAGCGATGAAGCTGCTGAGGAAGACGCGGTTGCAGGTCAGGGTGATTGTGGAGGTGCTGCACTGCAAGAACCCGAAGCATTTGATCACGGAGGTGATTGATTTGGTGAACCCGAC AGTGATACTTGGCTCCTTTTCGAACTATTTGGTAACTAAGAGTTCGGTTCCGGTCAtggtggcgaggaagaagcttAGGAAGCAGAGCAAGTACAAGAAGATTGCCGCCGGGGCGAGCCAGCACCAGGTGAACAATATTAACAACCCCACGGCGAGGAGTTTGGCGCAGGCCAAGATTGATTAG